The following proteins are co-located in the Rheinheimera salexigens genome:
- the ispD gene encoding 2-C-methyl-D-erythritol 4-phosphate cytidylyltransferase — protein MKDNATPASPAIPAIAVIVPAAGIGKRMQAERPKQYLVLHNKTILEHSLARLQQVPTLSKIWLALAEDDPYFADINFDQSQIVTTKGGTERMHSVLNALQQIEPYKYPWVLVHDAARPVVRQADIELLIERCITTGDGGVLACRVRDTMKRGELTVAHTVSREHLWHALTPQLFPTALLKAALEDAIQAGVYVTDEASAMEWAGHPVLLVEGHSDNIKITQPTDLALAAFYLEQLI, from the coding sequence ATGAAAGATAATGCAACACCGGCATCGCCTGCAATACCAGCGATTGCCGTGATTGTGCCAGCTGCAGGTATCGGTAAACGAATGCAAGCAGAACGGCCAAAACAATATTTAGTGTTACATAACAAAACCATATTAGAACATAGTTTAGCCCGACTACAGCAAGTGCCAACGTTAAGTAAAATATGGTTAGCGTTGGCAGAAGATGATCCCTACTTTGCAGATATCAATTTTGATCAGTCACAGATTGTAACAACCAAAGGTGGCACTGAACGCATGCATTCAGTATTAAATGCGTTACAGCAAATTGAGCCGTATAAATATCCTTGGGTGTTGGTACATGATGCTGCACGACCTGTAGTTCGCCAAGCAGATATAGAGTTATTGATTGAACGTTGCATAACGACTGGTGATGGTGGGGTATTAGCTTGTCGGGTACGTGACACTATGAAAAGAGGCGAATTAACGGTGGCTCATACCGTCAGCCGTGAGCATTTGTGGCATGCTTTAACGCCACAGCTATTTCCAACCGCATTATTAAAAGCCGCATTAGAAGATGCCATTCAAGCTGGGGTGTATGTGACGGACGAGGCTTCTGCAATGGAATGGGCCGGTCATCCGGTATTATTAGTGGAAGGACATAGCGATAATATTAAAATTACCCAGCCGACTGATTT
- the ftsB gene encoding cell division protein FtsB, translated as MMRLFTVLLLVLLGLSQYRLWFGQHSITDYWRKQDEIRTQLLSNQELEKRNRLLKADVTDLQQGLDAIEERARNELGLIKQDEVFFRLFSQSDNTDNMNER; from the coding sequence ATGATGCGATTATTTACCGTATTGCTGCTGGTGTTACTAGGGTTGTCACAATACCGACTCTGGTTTGGTCAGCACAGCATTACCGATTACTGGCGTAAGCAAGACGAAATACGCACTCAATTGTTAAGCAATCAAGAGTTAGAAAAGCGTAATCGCTTATTAAAAGCCGACGTAACCGATTTGCAGCAAGGGCTGGATGCGATTGAAGAACGCGCCCGTAATGAATTAGGTTTAATCAAACAAGATGAAGTGTTTTTTCGCTTATTTAGCCAGTCAGATAACACGGACAACATGAATGAAAGATAA
- a CDS encoding TerC family protein, with product MFEWIYSPEAWVALATLMALEIVLGIDNIIFISILVAKLPPEKRDSARRIGIGLAMLSRLALLFSLAWVIGLVEPLFTVFDYEISGRDLVLILGGFFLLAKSTHEIHDSLEGSTGSTATKAAANYISILVQITLLDIVFSLDSVITAVGLVDHLSIMVIAVMASVFVMLFAAKAIGEFVDSHPTIKILALSFLMLIGFTLIAEGLDVHVPKGYIYFAMAFSVGVELINLRVRRKNTKTVKLHKKIDNQ from the coding sequence ATGTTCGAATGGATTTATAGCCCAGAAGCCTGGGTAGCTTTAGCAACATTAATGGCTTTAGAGATTGTTTTAGGCATAGATAATATTATTTTTATCTCTATTTTAGTGGCCAAGCTACCGCCAGAAAAACGTGATTCAGCTCGTCGCATCGGCATCGGTTTAGCAATGTTATCTCGCTTAGCGTTATTGTTTAGTTTGGCTTGGGTTATAGGTCTAGTTGAGCCACTATTTACGGTTTTTGATTACGAAATATCCGGTCGAGATCTGGTGCTGATTTTGGGTGGTTTTTTCTTGTTGGCTAAGTCCACTCATGAAATACACGATAGTTTAGAGGGCAGTACCGGCTCAACCGCAACCAAAGCGGCAGCAAACTATATCTCAATTTTAGTCCAAATTACCCTGTTAGATATCGTGTTTTCGCTCGATTCAGTCATTACCGCCGTCGGCTTAGTCGATCATTTATCTATTATGGTCATCGCCGTTATGGCGTCAGTATTTGTGATGCTGTTTGCGGCTAAAGCTATTGGCGAATTTGTTGATTCACACCCCACCATAAAAATACTGGCATTATCTTTTTTAATGTTAATTGGTTTTACCCTTATAGCCGAAGGTTTAGATGTGCATGTACCTAAAGGTTATATTTACTTTGCCATGGCATTTTCGGTCGGCGTAGAGCTAATAAACCTGCGAGTAAGACGGAAAAATACAAAGACAGTGAAGCTACATAAGAAAATCGATAACCAATAG
- a CDS encoding MBL fold metallo-hydrolase: MSIAKPEHQPDLTIEMFFDTDSSTCSYVVVDNQTKRAAIIDPVLNYDAAAGAVSTEAADAILHYIEQQQLSVDWILETHAHADHLSAADYLKAKTAAPIAIGEGIKQVQQTFKFIFNINDTELQAKGDYFDKLFGDNEHFMIGSIKAQVINTPGHTNDSISYLIGDNLFVGDSLFMPDGGTARCDFPGGDAHVLYQSIQRIYQLPDATNIYICHDYQPEGRPLRYKTSVAEQKQQNIHVKANTAEQEFVQKRQARDKTLAVPRLIYPAVQVNIRGGQLPSAAENGVSYIKIPLKVSAE, from the coding sequence ATGAGTATCGCTAAGCCAGAACATCAGCCAGATCTCACCATAGAAATGTTTTTTGATACCGATAGTTCCACCTGTAGCTATGTCGTGGTAGATAACCAGACTAAACGTGCAGCTATTATTGATCCGGTGTTAAATTACGACGCAGCGGCTGGCGCTGTGAGTACCGAAGCAGCAGATGCGATATTGCACTATATTGAGCAACAGCAATTAAGTGTTGACTGGATCTTAGAAACCCATGCTCATGCTGATCATTTATCGGCGGCTGATTATTTAAAAGCAAAAACCGCGGCGCCTATCGCTATTGGCGAAGGCATTAAGCAGGTGCAGCAAACCTTTAAATTTATTTTTAATATTAATGATACTGAGCTGCAAGCGAAAGGCGATTATTTTGATAAGCTGTTTGGCGATAATGAACACTTTATGATTGGTAGCATTAAGGCACAGGTTATTAATACCCCAGGCCATACTAACGATAGTATTAGTTACTTAATTGGCGATAATTTATTTGTAGGTGATTCGTTATTTATGCCTGATGGCGGCACTGCACGATGTGACTTTCCGGGGGGGGATGCGCATGTGTTGTATCAGTCAATTCAGCGAATTTACCAATTACCTGATGCAACCAATATTTATATTTGCCATGATTATCAGCCTGAGGGTAGGCCATTACGCTATAAAACCAGTGTAGCAGAGCAAAAGCAGCAAAATATTCATGTTAAAGCCAATACTGCTGAGCAAGAGTTTGTGCAAAAACGCCAAGCACGCGATAAAACACTGGCGGTACCACGATTAATTTATCCTGCCGTACAAGTAAATATTCGTGGCGGACAGCTACCCAGCGCAGCGGAGAATGGCGTGAGTTACATTAAAATACCTTTAAAGGTATCAGCAGAGTAA
- a CDS encoding sulfite exporter TauE/SafE family protein: MLVFLAAISIGLSLGLFGSGGSILTVPVLLYLVKMPAELAIASSLFIVGSISLFAAVRSSLKGWVSWQHVALFALPSMLGTYLGAWFGTLVDSRWQLLLFSILMFISAFLMWRKKTLPEEAKVTIKAIILIFTGLAVGIITGFVGVGGGFLIVPALVLLGGLTMLRSIATSLVIITLQSSVGFLKYYSTLVAQGAVFDWTSIAIIIAFGIIGSVIGGAIAKHVPKQLLQRGFALFLLLMATVVIYQSVL; this comes from the coding sequence ATGTTAGTGTTTTTAGCAGCTATCAGCATAGGGTTAAGTTTAGGACTATTTGGTTCTGGTGGCTCAATTCTTACCGTGCCAGTTTTGCTTTATTTAGTAAAAATGCCAGCCGAGTTAGCGATAGCATCTTCGCTTTTTATTGTCGGGTCTATTAGTTTATTTGCTGCCGTTCGCAGTAGTTTAAAAGGCTGGGTTAGTTGGCAACATGTGGCGCTATTTGCTCTACCCAGTATGTTGGGCACATATCTAGGTGCTTGGTTCGGTACTTTAGTCGATAGTCGATGGCAGCTATTACTCTTCTCCATATTAATGTTTATCTCCGCCTTTTTAATGTGGCGTAAAAAAACGCTGCCAGAAGAAGCAAAGGTAACTATTAAAGCTATTATTTTAATTTTTACTGGTTTGGCCGTCGGCATTATTACCGGTTTTGTCGGTGTGGGCGGAGGCTTTTTAATCGTTCCGGCTTTAGTGCTCTTGGGCGGCTTAACCATGCTGCGCAGTATTGCCACCAGTTTAGTGATTATTACCTTACAGTCGAGTGTAGGTTTTTTAAAGTATTACTCAACACTTGTTGCTCAAGGTGCCGTGTTTGACTGGACATCAATAGCCATCATTATTGCCTTTGGCATTATCGGTAGCGTCATTGGTGGCGCAATTGCTAAACATGTTCCTAAACAATTGCTGCAACGTGGTTTTGCATTATTTTTGTTACTTATGGCAACGGTGGTGATATATCAATCCGTACTGTGA
- a CDS encoding rhodanese-like domain-containing protein → MKTAAQLITEAKAQIKEVDIAQLASALQHNPDTVLIDVREPAEFAQQHIAGAVNYPRGVLEMSIHNHPKVAASGCAPEVALAQLATSTIYVICRSGGRSALATASLQQMGFSDIYSVSPGMQGWLDAKQPIVN, encoded by the coding sequence ATGAAAACTGCAGCGCAACTGATCACAGAAGCTAAAGCACAAATTAAAGAAGTCGATATTGCCCAGCTAGCCTCGGCACTTCAGCACAACCCTGACACTGTACTTATCGATGTTAGAGAGCCGGCAGAATTTGCCCAGCAACATATCGCCGGTGCGGTTAACTATCCACGCGGAGTCTTAGAGATGAGTATCCACAATCATCCTAAAGTGGCGGCTAGCGGCTGTGCGCCAGAAGTGGCTTTAGCACAATTAGCCACTTCTACTATTTATGTTATTTGTCGCTCTGGTGGCCGCTCAGCACTTGCCACTGCCTCGTTACAACAAATGGGCTTTAGCGATATTTATTCTGTTAGCCCTGGCATGCAAGGCTGGCTTGATGCCAAACAGCCTATCGTTAATTAA
- a CDS encoding YeeE/YedE family protein — protein sequence MENFTPVSALIGGSLIGLGALILFIFSGRIAGISGIARNALFTTAQRGWRLAFVLGLIAGPLVLSLMIADFSYTTVELGWPVLIAGLLVGMGTGWGSGCTSGHGICGISRFSPRSITATILFMLVGVMVATLFH from the coding sequence ATGGAAAACTTCACCCCTGTTTCTGCCTTAATTGGTGGTAGCTTAATTGGCTTAGGAGCACTAATCCTATTTATCTTTTCCGGCCGAATTGCCGGTATATCGGGTATTGCTAGAAATGCCTTATTTACAACGGCGCAACGTGGTTGGCGACTGGCCTTTGTGCTGGGATTAATTGCTGGGCCTTTAGTGTTAAGCCTAATGATTGCCGACTTTAGCTACACGACCGTTGAATTAGGCTGGCCAGTGCTTATTGCTGGCTTACTAGTGGGTATGGGTACCGGCTGGGGCAGCGGTTGTACTTCTGGTCATGGCATTTGTGGTATCAGCCGATTTTCACCACGCTCTATCACCGCCACAATATTATTTATGTTAGTTGGCGTGATGGTTGCCACCTTATTCCACTAA
- a CDS encoding DUF6691 family protein: MALVIAFISGLIMSIGISYSQMIEPSKVLAFLTLDKNWDPSLLLVMVSALVTYSIGYWLVRSKQKPVCAEKFQIPTKQKIDKPLVIGAVLFGAGWGLVGYCPGPAIAAISSGSTGTLAFVAAMIVGWFISRKWAL; encoded by the coding sequence ATGGCTTTAGTAATCGCATTTATATCAGGTTTAATCATGTCAATTGGCATCAGCTATTCGCAAATGATTGAACCGAGTAAAGTATTAGCTTTTTTAACCTTAGATAAAAATTGGGATCCCAGTTTACTGCTGGTGATGGTTAGCGCATTAGTAACGTACAGTATTGGTTATTGGTTAGTTAGGTCAAAACAAAAACCTGTCTGCGCAGAAAAGTTTCAGATACCGACTAAGCAAAAAATTGATAAGCCGTTAGTAATAGGCGCAGTGTTATTTGGTGCTGGTTGGGGATTAGTCGGCTATTGCCCAGGGCCTGCCATTGCAGCCATCAGTTCGGGTAGTACTGGCACCCTAGCCTTTGTAGCAGCCATGATCGTGGGTTGGTTTATTAGTCGTAAGTGGGCGCTATAA
- a CDS encoding TIGR03503 family protein gives MARLILLSLFSLLFTVAVSGQANNPEAKNTDAKNVKREQATPSPQLDNESFALLQDLPTKNQIPLFDNRFRIDEEVAEITLLLFRRRGSASVVLVRPDGSKLHFNTAKQHDVAWHDADSYDLIKIKQPMPGPWQAIGSLLAESRVMVLTEIELLVDPLPQQLMVGETVKVTARLLNGGEPINAKEFRDVLNLEVIFVSTNKPDMDNFGRGIVQVAHFRDDGKGYDERARDGVFTGEFQLRFAAGEWLPKYIVRTPLYTREIEQAAVMLEPAAIVADIKMSPAINEALSDEVPQPHQIIFNVSNPAINAQSILLQGRIRYPNGEVADFSLNEAGNAIRQLNLNNRGHGSYIVEVMAFGTRVDGREFVLSLPEISFMLPPAEIVAVVKPVSTEQLQVTNPTEAAFPWLLVIFSNVLILIIGIGAIWFVLSDKKAADLLFWQKNPSRQKKCQKAV, from the coding sequence GTGGCGAGATTAATATTATTAAGTCTGTTTAGCTTATTATTTACCGTAGCTGTTAGCGGTCAAGCTAATAATCCCGAAGCTAAAAATACCGACGCTAAAAATGTTAAACGGGAACAGGCAACACCAAGTCCGCAGTTAGATAATGAAAGTTTTGCCTTGCTGCAGGACTTACCGACCAAAAACCAAATACCGTTATTTGATAATCGCTTTCGCATTGACGAAGAAGTTGCAGAAATTACGTTATTGTTATTTCGCCGCCGCGGTAGTGCATCAGTGGTGTTAGTGAGACCTGACGGCAGTAAGCTACATTTTAATACCGCAAAGCAGCATGATGTGGCGTGGCATGATGCCGATAGTTACGATTTAATTAAAATAAAACAGCCGATGCCAGGGCCTTGGCAAGCCATTGGCAGTTTATTAGCAGAAAGTCGGGTAATGGTGCTAACGGAGATCGAGCTGTTAGTCGATCCTTTGCCTCAGCAGTTAATGGTAGGTGAGACGGTAAAAGTTACCGCGCGTTTACTTAATGGTGGTGAGCCCATTAATGCTAAAGAATTTCGCGATGTACTAAACTTAGAAGTTATTTTTGTTAGTACAAATAAACCCGATATGGATAATTTTGGTCGGGGTATTGTTCAAGTCGCTCATTTTCGTGACGATGGCAAAGGCTATGATGAGCGGGCACGTGATGGCGTGTTTACAGGCGAGTTTCAATTACGTTTTGCAGCGGGCGAGTGGTTACCTAAATATATCGTCAGAACGCCGTTATACACCCGTGAAATTGAACAGGCTGCAGTGATGTTAGAACCGGCAGCAATAGTGGCAGATATTAAGATGTCGCCAGCAATTAACGAGGCGTTATCAGATGAGGTGCCTCAGCCACATCAGATCATCTTTAATGTCAGCAATCCGGCAATCAATGCCCAAAGTATTTTACTGCAGGGTCGTATTCGTTATCCTAATGGTGAAGTTGCTGACTTTTCATTAAATGAAGCCGGTAATGCCATACGCCAACTTAATTTAAATAATCGGGGCCATGGCAGTTATATTGTCGAAGTTATGGCCTTCGGTACCCGGGTAGATGGCCGAGAGTTTGTATTAAGTTTACCCGAAATTAGTTTTATGTTGCCACCGGCCGAAATAGTTGCGGTGGTAAAACCGGTATCAACTGAACAGTTACAAGTGACAAATCCAACTGAAGCAGCATTTCCCTGGTTATTGGTTATATTCAGCAATGTTTTAATTTTAATTATTGGCATTGGCGCCATTTGGTTTGTGCTCAGTGATAAAAAGGCCGCAGATTTACTGTTTTGGCAAAAAAATCCAAGCAGGCAGAAAAAATGCCAGAAAGCAGTTTAG
- the dnaQ gene encoding DNA polymerase III subunit epsilon: MIKRQLILDTETTGINPRDGHRIVEIGCVELINRRFTGNNYHVYINPERIIEAEVVRIHGLTNERLKDEPKFRDIAQGFYEYIQGAELVIHNAPFDVGFINHEFSLLRSPLPPLEQYCTVLDTLAMARELHPGQKNNLDALCRRYDIINSHRTLHGALLDAEILADVYLMMTGGQVSLNLANEQDSNQQHEGELRIQRSGRLAVIAASEAELEAHQARLDLVQKKGGSCLWRD; this comes from the coding sequence ATGATAAAAAGACAACTTATTCTTGATACAGAAACCACCGGCATTAACCCAAGAGATGGTCATCGCATTGTTGAAATAGGCTGTGTTGAATTAATTAACCGCCGTTTTACCGGCAATAATTATCATGTCTATATTAACCCAGAACGTATTATCGAAGCCGAAGTCGTTAGGATCCATGGTTTAACCAATGAACGCTTAAAAGATGAACCAAAGTTTCGGGATATAGCCCAAGGCTTTTACGAGTATATTCAAGGTGCAGAATTAGTCATTCACAACGCGCCTTTTGATGTCGGTTTTATTAATCATGAATTTTCGTTATTACGTTCACCGCTTCCGCCGTTAGAGCAATATTGTACGGTGCTCGATACTCTTGCAATGGCACGAGAGCTACATCCTGGGCAAAAGAACAACCTAGATGCGCTTTGCCGTCGATACGATATTATAAACAGCCACCGAACCTTACACGGCGCCTTACTGGACGCCGAAATCTTAGCCGATGTCTATTTAATGATGACAGGTGGCCAAGTTAGTTTGAATTTGGCCAATGAGCAAGATAGTAATCAGCAGCATGAGGGTGAGTTGCGTATCCAACGCAGTGGTCGTTTAGCCGTTATTGCAGCGTCAGAGGCTGAATTGGAAGCACACCAAGCGCGTTTAGACTTAGTGCAAAAGAAAGGGGGATCTTGTCTGTGGCGAGATTAA
- the rnhA gene encoding ribonuclease HI — MRKTVTIFTDGSCLGNPGAGGYAAVLNYKQHCKELSGGFRLTTNNRMELLAAIIALESLTTPCDVELTTDSQYVRLGITQWLAGWKRNKWLTSQRKPVKNQDLWQRLDKATQQHQINWHWVKGHSGHPENERCDVLARTAAEAKPTTIDTEFEASQAKEA, encoded by the coding sequence ATGCGTAAAACTGTTACCATCTTCACCGATGGCTCGTGTCTTGGCAACCCCGGAGCCGGCGGTTATGCTGCGGTTTTAAATTATAAACAACACTGCAAAGAATTAAGTGGTGGTTTTCGTTTAACCACCAATAACCGCATGGAGCTACTCGCCGCTATTATCGCCCTAGAAAGCCTCACCACGCCTTGCGATGTAGAGTTAACGACCGATAGCCAATATGTGCGTTTAGGCATTACCCAATGGCTGGCAGGCTGGAAGCGCAACAAATGGCTAACCAGTCAAAGAAAGCCGGTTAAAAATCAAGACCTGTGGCAACGACTCGATAAAGCGACCCAGCAACATCAAATAAACTGGCACTGGGTAAAAGGTCACAGCGGCCATCCTGAAAATGAGCGCTGTGATGTATTGGCAAGGACGGCGGCTGAAGCTAAACCAACCACTATAGATACTGAGTTTGAAGCTAGCCAAGCTAAAGAAGCCTAG
- a CDS encoding glutathione peroxidase translates to MKKWIATVAVGASLMATSVLANQCGDILGHSMQQLKTRESIDLCQEYQGKTLLIVNTASKCGFTPQFDALEALYQKYQTAGLVILGFPSDSFKQEYDDAEKTAEVCYLTYGVQFPMFASSKVRGDDANPVFKALISKTGEAPSWNFNKYLVSADEQNVKHFGSRTTPDDKDFIVELEKMLAAAKPVTEANTSSD, encoded by the coding sequence ATGAAAAAGTGGATAGCAACAGTTGCCGTAGGGGCCAGCTTAATGGCTACGTCGGTATTAGCGAATCAATGTGGTGATATATTAGGCCATTCGATGCAGCAATTGAAAACCCGAGAAAGCATAGATTTATGCCAAGAATATCAAGGTAAAACTTTACTGATTGTTAATACTGCCAGTAAGTGTGGTTTTACGCCGCAATTTGACGCCTTAGAAGCCTTATATCAAAAGTACCAAACTGCCGGTTTAGTTATTTTAGGTTTTCCGTCAGATAGCTTTAAACAGGAATATGACGACGCGGAAAAAACCGCAGAAGTGTGTTATTTAACCTACGGTGTGCAATTTCCCATGTTTGCTAGCTCAAAAGTACGAGGCGATGACGCTAACCCAGTCTTTAAAGCCTTAATTAGTAAAACCGGTGAAGCACCATCTTGGAACTTTAACAAATATTTAGTCAGTGCCGATGAGCAAAACGTAAAACACTTTGGCAGCCGCACGACACCTGATGATAAAGACTTTATTGTAGAGTTAGAGAAAATGCTGGCGGCAGCGAAGCCAGTAACAGAGGCTAATACTAGCAGTGACTAG
- a CDS encoding PA3496 family putative envelope integrity protein, with protein MSEVEAPDFDLDDVSDDTELLSALSPKDSKSQQKLEARRRIDDLMEQKRLRSLLDDWDLEDEA; from the coding sequence ATGTCAGAAGTTGAAGCCCCTGACTTTGATTTAGATGACGTATCTGATGATACTGAACTGCTTAGTGCACTGTCGCCTAAAGACAGTAAATCGCAACAAAAATTAGAGGCAAGACGCCGCATCGACGACCTGATGGAGCAAAAGCGTTTACGTAGTTTGCTTGATGACTGGGATCTGGAAGATGAAGCATAA
- the fabB gene encoding beta-ketoacyl-ACP synthase I — MKRAVITGMGIVSSIGNNKDEVLASLQAGRSGISFAQEFADLGLRSQVWGNIKLNPAEHIDRKAYRFMGDAAAFAYIAMQEAIKDAGFSEEQISNPRFGLVAGSGGASSKVQVEAADILREKGVKRVGPYAVPKTMSSTCSACLATPFKIKGVNYSISSACATSAHCIGHAVELIQLGKQDVVFAGGGEEVHWTLAMEFDAMGALSSKYNETPEIASRTYDANRDGFVISGGGGMVVVEELEHALARGATIYAEIVGYGATSDGFDMVAPSGEGAVRCMEMAMQNVDAEVDYVNTHGTSTPVGDVKELAAIQQVFANKSPAISATKAMTGHALGAAGVHEAIYSLLMMKHSFIAPSINITELDQAAAGLNIVTKTQKAELNTVMSNSFGFGGTNATLIMQKYKA; from the coding sequence ATGAAAAGAGCCGTAATCACCGGTATGGGAATCGTATCGAGTATAGGTAATAACAAAGACGAAGTATTGGCTTCATTGCAAGCTGGTCGTTCTGGTATTAGCTTTGCTCAGGAGTTCGCTGATTTAGGCTTACGCTCGCAAGTATGGGGTAATATTAAACTTAACCCGGCTGAGCATATTGATCGTAAAGCCTATCGTTTTATGGGTGATGCCGCTGCATTCGCTTATATTGCTATGCAAGAAGCCATCAAGGATGCCGGTTTTAGCGAAGAGCAAATTTCTAATCCGCGATTTGGTTTAGTAGCTGGTTCAGGTGGAGCATCTTCTAAAGTGCAAGTTGAAGCGGCAGATATTCTCCGCGAAAAAGGTGTTAAGCGGGTAGGCCCTTATGCGGTGCCTAAGACGATGTCTAGTACCTGTTCTGCTTGTTTAGCCACACCGTTTAAAATTAAAGGTGTTAACTATTCAATTAGCTCGGCATGTGCCACCAGTGCACACTGTATTGGCCATGCTGTTGAGTTAATTCAATTAGGCAAGCAAGATGTGGTATTTGCCGGTGGTGGTGAAGAAGTTCACTGGACCCTAGCCATGGAATTTGATGCCATGGGCGCATTATCGTCAAAATATAATGAGACTCCAGAAATTGCTTCGCGTACTTATGATGCTAACCGTGATGGTTTTGTAATCAGTGGCGGCGGCGGCATGGTCGTAGTTGAAGAACTTGAGCATGCGTTAGCACGTGGCGCGACTATTTATGCTGAAATTGTTGGCTACGGTGCAACATCTGACGGCTTTGATATGGTCGCTCCAAGTGGTGAAGGCGCGGTACGTTGTATGGAAATGGCCATGCAAAATGTTGACGCTGAAGTGGACTACGTTAATACCCATGGTACAAGTACTCCAGTCGGTGATGTAAAAGAGTTGGCTGCTATTCAGCAAGTGTTTGCTAATAAATCACCTGCCATCAGTGCGACTAAAGCCATGACAGGTCATGCTTTAGGTGCTGCCGGTGTGCATGAAGCGATTTATTCATTATTGATGATGAAGCATAGCTTTATTGCGCCATCCATTAATATTACCGAGCTTGATCAAGCTGCAGCGGGTTTAAATATTGTTACTAAGACCCAAAAAGCTGAGCTAAATACAGTGATGTCAAATAGCTTTGGTTTCGGTGGCACTAATGCCACATTAATTATGCAAAAATATAAAGCATAA